GTTGAGCAATTATTATCCAACGCCATCTTGGCGGTCAGATACTTCGTTCTTTGAAGAAGGTTCTAGAGATCAAGAAAGTGCCATTCAAATGCAAGAGTGGGATGTAGATACAGATTATCTAAAAACTATGGAAATGGAACTGGTTGCCGGTCGTGATTTTAATTCCGCCTATACATCAGACTCTACTGCAATTATTATCAATGAAGCTACGCTGCCTATTTTAAATGTTACGGCAGAAGAAGCTTTAGGCATGCGTATATCCGAGGAAATGGATCAAGAAAATCCTGCCTACTATACCATAATTGGAGTGGTCAAAGACTTTCATTATAGAACGTTAAGAACTAATATAGGCGCTTTGGGAATGCATTTGAATTCAAATGCACAGAACATGGCGGTAAGAATGAGTGGTGGAAATTATGCCAATAATATTGCTGCGATAGAAAATACGTGGAACACCATGGCGCCTGGTCAACCTTTTGATTATCGGTTTATGGATGAAGCCTTTAACACCACCTACGAAGCCGAACAAAAACTGAGTCAGATATTTTTCATTTTTACTATGCTGTCCATTTTTATTGCTTGTTTGGGATTATTTGGATTAGCTGCCTTTAATGCCGAAAAACGAACAAAAGAAATCGGTGTTAGAAAAGTGTTGGGAGCTACTGTAAGTCAAATTTCTTACCGACTTACGGTAGATTTCCTAAAATTAGTGGGCGTAGCCATATTGATTTCTTTGCCCATAGGCTGGTTTGTCATGAATAAATGGCTTGAAGATTTCTCATACAGAATTGAGATTGGTGTTGGGGTATTCCTGTTGGCGGCTGTACTCGCCATTATCGTGGCAATACTAACGGTAAGCTACCAAAGTATAAAAGCGGCAATTGTAAATCCTGTTAAGAGTTTACGGTCAGAATAAGTAAAGCATCAAACTTCATCAATCAAAAAGAACATCATGTTAAAGAATTATATCAAAATAGCTTGGCGTAATTTAATAAAGAACAAGCAGCAAACTATCATTAACTTATTGGGTCTTACGCTGGGTACCGTAAGCTGTTTAGTAATATTGTTATATGTATTTGCGCAGTTGGGTTATGATCAGCACCATAACCAGGCGTCATCAATTTATAGGGTGGAGACAATTATAGATCGTGATGGTCAAGAATCTTTTGACTCCGCCACCTCGTCACCACCAATAGCATTTGCATTAAAAGAAGATTTTGCCGAGGTAGAAGAAGCAACCAGAGTTGTATTGACCGATGCATTTTACAGTCCACTAATAAGAGCGACAAATAGTAAAGATGCTTACTATGAACCAAGGGTCTATTTGGCAGATTCAACTTTTTTCAAAGTATTCAATTTTAAAATACTTGAAGGTGATGTAAAAACGGCTTTAGATGAACCCAATACCGTAATGCTGTCATCATACTTGTCCGATAAGTTATTCGGCAACACCAGTCCTTTGGACAAAACTGTAGTTTGGGGCAGTGGGGAAAGTGCATTAACCCTTACCGTAAAAGGAGTTTATGATGAAAAGGCTTATAAAACGCATTTTAATCCTAGTTACATTGTAAGTATGAGTACCCCGGGAATGGGAACCTTTGTACAGAACTTCCAGAGCTTTGCCACCAATAATTTTGCCTACAGTTATGTAAAATTGACCTCAAGTGGTAGTGGCTTAGGTCTTCAACGGAAATTGCCCCAGTTTATGGAAGATAGAGGAGCGCAAGATTTAAAAGATGCCGGTATGAGCAGTAAGACACTAGAGCTTACAAAGGTTACTGATATTCACTTGTACTCCAATGGCAGAAAAAATCAGCTGGATCGCGTATCTAATAGTACCTACCTTTATTTTTTACTGAGTTTGGCATTTTTTATACAATTGGTGGCATGTATTAATTTTATAAATCTTAGTACGGCTAGGGCTAGTAAAAGGGCGCGTGAAATTGGGGTTAGAAAAGTAGTTGGCGCAGGTAAAAATGCATTAATGCGGCAATTTTTGGGCGAGTCTTTGTTACTGTCCATATTCGCCATGTTGATTAGTATTCCTATAGTTATATTGCTTTTGCCATTTGTAAATGAAGTAACACAAGAATCATTGACCTATACAAGTTTGTACCAATGGCAGATTTTGGTAATATTATTGGCTGTAGGTGTAGTTACAGGTTTGGCTTCAGGTGTTTATCCTGCTATAGTCCTATCTTCTATAAAACCGGTGAGAGCATTAAAAAGTTCGGCTATTTTACAATCTGGTAGCGGTACCTTTAGAAAGGCTTTAGTAGTATTTCAATTTGTAATTTCTATATGTTTAATATGTACGGTAATTATTATAGGCCAACAGTTTAAATATGCCCAAACCAAAGACTTAGGTTATAAAAAAGATAACCTTTTGGCATTGCGGGTAGGGACCGAAGAATCATCTAATAAGTTTGAATCTTTAAAAGCATCATTTTTAAAAGTACCGGGCGTATTACAAGTGTCAAGTGGAAATTATTCGCCGTCGGAAATTATATTGGCAGATAATGGATTTTACTTGCCAGGCGGAAATAAGGAAAATAAAACAGTGGTAAAACGTAACGGCGTTAGCGATGGCTATTTTAACACCATGGGTATAGAATTGTTGAAAGGTAGGGATTTCAATGCTGCCGATACCGTAGACCAAATCATAGTGAACGAGGCTACGTTAAAGGCTTTTAATATTGATATTGAAAACGCGTTAAGTGCCACTCTGATGCAAAGTTATGGCGATGAAATTGACGAATTACGAATTATAGGTGTGGTAAAAAACTATCATTTTGCTTCCTTAAAAGAAGAGATTCAGCCTTTGTTCTTGCATAAGGAAACGGAACCTAATTGGCTGTTTATTAAGGCAAACACAGAAAATTATGGTCAGTTGCTACAAGGTTTGGAACAACAATGGAAATCTACGTTAAGTAACATTCCTTTTGATTATAGATTTGTAGATAAAGAAGTAGAAAAGTTATACGAAGAAGAAAAGCGTTTAGGGTTTATCTCTGTAGGATTTACCATTTTAGCAATATTCATAAGCTGCTTGGGCTTATTTGGACTTATCTCCTATGTAGCGGAGCAAAAGAAAAAAGAAATAGGTGTGCGCAAAGTGTTGGGCGCAAGTGTACAGTCAGTAGTTAAATTACTAACTAAAGACTTTATTAAATTGGTACTCATTGCTTTTGTATTAGCATCACCAATAGCCTATTACTTTATCTCTAGATGGTTAGAGGGTTTTACGTATCGTATTGAAATTAAGTGGTGGGTGTTTTTGGCAAGTGGTGTACTTGTTATGGTAATCACATTTTTGACCGTGGGACTGCAATCATTAAAATCAGCAGCTGCAAATCCCGTAAAAAGCTTGCGTTCAGAGTAATTTTTGAAATGTATGGTCAAAACTTGGTTTTGCATTGATGACAAATGGTGTAACATTCTAATTTTTAAGTAGTCATTGTAAATATATTGTACATCTTTTGTCAAAATATTTTACACACGAAAATGTACTTTCATTTTAAGTAATTGATAATTAGATGTTTACTATAGTGGCACGGAATTAGTTTCATATTTTATATCATCATTCAATCAATGTTTAGCATCAACTAATCATCAATCAAAAAACGAACGATCATGTTTAAGAACTATTTAAAAGTTGCTTGGCGAAATCTACTTAAGAATAAGGGGTATACCGTTATAAATGTGGGCGGACTTGCCCTTGGTATGGCGGTAACTTTAATTATTGGGCTTTGGATCCAAGATGAGCTGTCCTATAATAGCTACTTCAAGAATAAAGAAAGTATAGCTCAAGTTTTTCAATCGCAAACCTTTAATGGCGAAACAGGAACAGGACCTGCCATACCAAGACCTTTGGAGAAAGCCTTAAGAGATGGTTACGGTGGTAATTTTAAGCATTTGGTCATGTGTTCTTGGACCAATGACCATTACTTAAAATATGGTGAAAAGAGCATATCTAGACCAGGTAATTACATG
The sequence above is a segment of the Maribacter dokdonensis DSW-8 genome. Coding sequences within it:
- a CDS encoding ABC transporter permease, yielding MLKNYIKIAWRNLIKNKQQTIINLLGLTLGTVSCLVILLYVFAQLGYDQHHNQASSIYRVETIIDRDGQESFDSATSSPPIAFALKEDFAEVEEATRVVLTDAFYSPLIRATNSKDAYYEPRVYLADSTFFKVFNFKILEGDVKTALDEPNTVMLSSYLSDKLFGNTSPLDKTVVWGSGESALTLTVKGVYDEKAYKTHFNPSYIVSMSTPGMGTFVQNFQSFATNNFAYSYVKLTSSGSGLGLQRKLPQFMEDRGAQDLKDAGMSSKTLELTKVTDIHLYSNGRKNQLDRVSNSTYLYFLLSLAFFIQLVACINFINLSTARASKRAREIGVRKVVGAGKNALMRQFLGESLLLSIFAMLISIPIVILLLPFVNEVTQESLTYTSLYQWQILVILLAVGVVTGLASGVYPAIVLSSIKPVRALKSSAILQSGSGTFRKALVVFQFVISICLICTVIIIGQQFKYAQTKDLGYKKDNLLALRVGTEESSNKFESLKASFLKVPGVLQVSSGNYSPSEIILADNGFYLPGGNKENKTVVKRNGVSDGYFNTMGIELLKGRDFNAADTVDQIIVNEATLKAFNIDIENALSATLMQSYGDEIDELRIIGVVKNYHFASLKEEIQPLFLHKETEPNWLFIKANTENYGQLLQGLEQQWKSTLSNIPFDYRFVDKEVEKLYEEEKRLGFISVGFTILAIFISCLGLFGLISYVAEQKKKEIGVRKVLGASVQSVVKLLTKDFIKLVLIAFVLASPIAYYFISRWLEGFTYRIEIKWWVFLASGVLVMVITFLTVGLQSLKSAAANPVKSLRSE